The Candidatus Abyssobacteria bacterium SURF_5 genomic interval ACTGCGCCAGCGGCACCTTTTGATCATTCAAATAGGTCTCATTATTGCGCGTTATCGTGATCACGATATCCTGTTCCTCCTGAAGCTTGGGCGTGCGCGCCTTTGGAAGCTCCACCAGGATGCCCGTCTGAAGAACAAAACTGGAAGTGAGCATAAAGAAAATCAGCAGTTGCAGCACGCAGTCGATGAGCGGCGTCATGTTCAGCGCCACCATCACCTTCTCATGGGTAACCGCTTTTTTCCTAAACTGCATACGTCTTTTCCTTTTCTGAAAGAATATCCAGCAGTTCGGATGACAAGATCTCCATTTCCCAGACCATATTATCAACCTGCGTGACAAAGTAATTATATGCCACCAGTGTTGGTATGGCTACAATCAGCCCCCATACCGTCGTTAAGAGGGCCGTCCCGATCCCCCCCGCCAGGTCGCCAGGCGTGACGGCGCCGCCGTGGCTCTGGATGACCATAAATGCCTCCGTCATACCGACCACTGTCCCAAGCAGGCCGAGCAGAGGCGCGATATTGGCTATAGTCGCCAAAACGCTCAGGTAGCGCTCCAAACTTGGAATGACCAATAATCCGGCGTCCTCGACGGCCTCTCGAATCTCCGACCTCGGCCGGCCGTGCTTGAGCAAACCGGCTTTCAG includes:
- a CDS encoding biopolymer transporter ExbD yields the protein MQFRKKAVTHEKVMVALNMTPLIDCVLQLLIFFMLTSSFVLQTGILVELPKARTPKLQEEQDIVITITRNNETYLNDQKVPLAQLPIALLEKVTKSNQKMVLIKPDKRVETGKLVEVMGIAKSVGVESLGIATEPQ
- a CDS encoding MotA/TolQ/ExbB proton channel family protein produces the protein MSQINIITGGGWLMIPIFGCSLVAVSLILERFFSLRRARAYSKDLMDNIREILKHNRISEAITLCEETGGPLAFILKAGLLKHGRPRSEIREAVEDAGLLVIPSLERYLSVLATIANIAPLLGLLGTVVGMTEAFMVIQSHGGAVTPGDLAGGIGTALLTTVWGLIVAIPTLVAYNYFVTQVDNMVWEMEILSSELLDILSEKEKTYAV